The following coding sequences are from one Achromobacter sp. B7 window:
- the pstC gene encoding phosphate ABC transporter permease subunit PstC yields the protein MSAVMDNSVPLSPSVADSVTTGTPSPMKQNKNALMDALFKNLTRLFAFLVFILLAAILVSLIYGSRESLAKYGLSFLWLNDWDPVNQNYGAVVPIIGTLLTSAIALIIAVPVSFGIAIFLTELSPTWLRRPLGTAVEMLAAIPSIIYGMWGLFVFVPVFQQYVQPFLIATLGNVPVIGGLFAGPPFGIGIFTAGLILSIMIIPFIAAVMRDVFELVPAMLKESAYGLGSTTWEVMWRVVLPFTKSGVIGGIMLGLGRALGETMAVTFVIGNAFKWSGSLFSPGNSIASALANEFNEAGGIQKSALLELGLILFLITTIVLALAKVLLVRLSAGEGRKT from the coding sequence ATGAGCGCGGTAATGGATAATAGTGTGCCGCTTTCGCCCAGCGTGGCGGACTCCGTGACTACCGGCACGCCTTCGCCTATGAAGCAAAATAAAAACGCGCTGATGGATGCGCTGTTCAAGAATCTGACCCGCCTGTTCGCCTTCCTGGTGTTCATCCTGCTGGCGGCGATTCTGGTATCCCTGATCTACGGCAGCCGCGAATCGCTGGCCAAATACGGCTTGTCGTTCCTGTGGCTTAACGATTGGGACCCGGTCAACCAGAACTACGGCGCCGTGGTGCCCATCATCGGCACCTTGCTGACGTCGGCCATCGCCCTGATCATCGCCGTGCCGGTTTCGTTCGGCATCGCCATCTTCCTGACCGAACTGTCGCCGACCTGGCTGCGTCGCCCGCTGGGCACCGCCGTCGAAATGTTGGCTGCCATTCCGTCCATCATCTACGGCATGTGGGGACTGTTTGTCTTCGTGCCGGTATTCCAGCAGTACGTGCAGCCGTTCCTGATCGCCACGCTGGGCAACGTGCCCGTCATCGGCGGGCTGTTTGCCGGGCCGCCTTTCGGCATCGGCATCTTCACCGCCGGCCTGATCCTGTCGATCATGATCATCCCGTTCATTGCCGCCGTGATGCGCGACGTGTTCGAGCTGGTGCCCGCGATGCTGAAGGAATCGGCCTACGGGCTGGGCAGCACGACCTGGGAAGTGATGTGGCGCGTGGTGCTGCCCTTCACCAAGTCGGGCGTCATCGGCGGCATCATGCTGGGCCTGGGCCGCGCCCTGGGCGAGACGATGGCCGTGACGTTCGTGATCGGCAACGCGTTCAAATGGTCGGGCTCGCTGTTCTCGCCGGGCAACTCGATTGCTTCCGCGCTGGCCAATGAATTCAACGAAGCAGGCGGCATTCAGAAGTCGGCGTTGCTGGAACTGGGCTTGATCCTGTTCTTGATCACGACCATCGTGCTGGCCCTGGCCAAGGTGCTGCTGGTGCGCCTTTCCGCCGGCGAAGGCCGTAAGACCTGA